The Acetomicrobium flavidum genome window below encodes:
- the pyk gene encoding pyruvate kinase, translating to MRKVKIVCTLGPACSDHTILAALAREGMDVARFNFSHGTYEQHGKNLNTVRSVEKELGKPIATMLDTKGPEIRTGALANNEPIILHEGDTFILTPDTVEGDRTKVTVSHEGLYRDVKPGMNIYIDDGTIALVVEEIRGRDVICRVVVGGELGEHKGINVPDANLSVPALTQKDIEDIKWGLEHEMEYIAVSFVRTRDEIISVRRIVEDMNGDIKIIAKIETKQAVMNLDEIIPVVDGLMVARGDLGVEMATEEVPLAQKKMIDLCRYHGKPVIVATQMLDSMIRNPRPTRAEASDVANAVLDGADAVMLSGETAKGKYPVLAVRTMRTIVERVEREYRTWQRPATIPIKAKGVPDSVSHAAVSIAEELNVGAILSLTSSGSTARMVSKYRPLPPIIAATPKIRTYRELTLVWGVTPMLQSEIPVTDEAVEKALSSAKEKNLLREGELAVVTAGVPMGIPGTTNMIEVRPVSKILVKGLSLIKKEVSGVVCKALDPDTAIATMKDGYILVVRQTDKSYLPAMKRAQAIIAEEGGLTSHAAIVALELGIPCIVSAEGATRILENGMVVTVDGTRGVVYQGNVKLH from the coding sequence ATGAGAAAAGTCAAGATAGTATGTACATTAGGACCTGCCTGTAGTGATCATACAATCCTCGCGGCGCTGGCGCGGGAGGGGATGGATGTGGCTAGGTTTAACTTTAGCCACGGTACATATGAACAGCACGGGAAAAATTTGAATACGGTAAGAAGCGTGGAAAAGGAGCTTGGAAAGCCCATAGCCACCATGCTGGATACTAAAGGCCCAGAGATTAGAACTGGAGCTTTGGCCAATAACGAACCGATCATACTTCACGAGGGTGATACCTTTATACTAACCCCCGATACCGTTGAAGGAGATAGGACTAAGGTGACCGTTAGCCACGAAGGGCTATACAGGGACGTAAAACCGGGCATGAACATTTACATAGACGATGGCACCATAGCTCTTGTGGTAGAGGAAATAAGGGGTCGTGACGTCATCTGCAGAGTGGTTGTCGGGGGGGAGTTGGGAGAACATAAGGGGATCAACGTTCCCGATGCCAACCTCTCCGTTCCGGCGCTGACCCAGAAGGATATTGAGGACATAAAGTGGGGCCTGGAACACGAGATGGAGTATATCGCCGTTTCTTTCGTGCGCACCAGGGACGAGATCATAAGCGTCAGGCGCATAGTGGAGGATATGAACGGCGACATAAAGATCATCGCCAAGATCGAAACCAAACAGGCAGTGATGAACTTGGATGAGATAATCCCTGTCGTCGATGGCCTTATGGTGGCAAGGGGAGACCTGGGCGTCGAGATGGCAACCGAAGAGGTGCCGCTTGCCCAAAAGAAGATGATAGATCTCTGCAGGTATCACGGGAAACCCGTCATAGTGGCCACTCAGATGCTTGATTCCATGATAAGAAATCCCAGGCCGACAAGGGCCGAGGCTAGCGACGTTGCCAACGCCGTCTTAGACGGCGCCGATGCGGTTATGCTGTCGGGCGAGACGGCAAAGGGAAAGTATCCGGTGTTGGCTGTACGAACCATGAGGACGATCGTTGAACGGGTCGAAAGGGAATATCGCACGTGGCAGAGGCCGGCAACCATCCCCATAAAGGCGAAGGGTGTGCCAGATTCCGTAAGTCATGCTGCCGTATCCATTGCAGAAGAGCTTAACGTGGGAGCCATCCTTTCTCTTACCAGCAGCGGGAGCACGGCTAGGATGGTAAGCAAGTACAGGCCCTTGCCGCCTATAATTGCTGCTACGCCAAAGATTAGGACTTATCGGGAGTTGACCTTGGTTTGGGGCGTAACCCCGATGCTTCAGTCGGAAATCCCGGTTACGGATGAAGCAGTGGAAAAAGCCCTATCCTCAGCCAAGGAAAAGAATCTCCTAAGGGAGGGAGAGTTGGCCGTTGTTACCGCAGGCGTGCCCATGGGAATTCCGGGTACGACCAATATGATAGAGGTTCGACCGGTCAGCAAGATATTGGTCAAGGGATTGTCCTTGATAAAAAAGGAAGTTTCAGGCGTTGTGTGCAAGGCTTTGGACCCCGATACGGCAATTGCTACAATGAAGGATGGTTACATATTAGTTGTTCGACAGACGGATAAGTCATACCTTCCCGCCATGAAAAGGGCTCAGGCCATAATTGCCGAAGAGGGCGGTCTCACGAGCCATGCCGCCATAGTAGCTCTGGAGCTTGGCATTCCCTGCATAGTCAGTGCGGAGGGAGCCACTCGTATTTTGGAGAACGGCATGGTGGTCACCGTGGATGGCACCAGGGGAGTAGTGTATCAGGGGAATGTTAAACTTCATTGA
- a CDS encoding DNA polymerase III subunit alpha has protein sequence MSDEFVHLHVHTEYSLLDGAIKIKDLVSKAKKWNMGSVAITDHGVMFGAIEFYFECQKQGVKPIIGCEVYVDPKGHTRREGQGGNYHLLLLAQDDEGYKNLVKLVSVANVDGFYYKPRVDYDLLARHSKGIIASSACLAGEIPSLILEDRYEEARKRAFMYRDIFGEGNFYLEVMSNGLAEQAIVNKSLVNLSRETGIPLLATNDAHYLESADAEWHEILLCVQTNSTINSKNRFQFGSKEFYLRSPEEMWQLFGKELPEALNNTVAISERCNVKLEFGKYMLPEYKVPEDETLESYLALKAKEGLLKRFGGGEIPPEYEKRMQYELAVINQMGFAGYFLIVQDFINAAKAKGIPVGPGRGSAAGSLVAYALRITEIDPIKYNLLFERFLNPERISMPDIDTDISDKRRDEVIDYVVGKYGRDKVAQIITFDRMKSRAAVRDVGRALDMPYPDVDKVAKLIPSNASSIDEALQLSNELRALYEGDRQVKQLLDYASHIEGIARHCSQHAAGVVISPEPLVNIVPLKAINGTQIVTQYPMEPLEKLGLVKMDFLGLRTLSMIEETLNNISRNGKEVPDLTSLPMNDKLTFDMLQKGDTMGVFQLESSGMRQLLKQLCPDCFQDIIAILALYRPGPLGSGMVDQYIERKHGRSPISYPHPALEDVLKETYGIILYQEQVMQIAAKLAGYSLGQADILRRAMGKKKAEEMEEQRQVFVRGCVSNGVDEGQANEIFDLIQYFAGYGFNKSHSAAYAMISYQTAYLKAHYPVEFLAAFLSSHIGAKKEILARYVRDVRNAGIKVLPPDINESEAGFTAVGDVIRFGLTAVAKAGSGAVEAILKARNEGGPFKSLWDFVSRIDLRVVNKSVIESLIGVGAFDGLHDNRRQILESLPLLLDVRARREDDKFQQRLFSMEGEGSFDEEPELIEIEDFEFHEKLELEKAAVGLYISGHPFEAYESKVRKYAYCTPSELSSWCSRKPPLVGGLVTEVAEKYTKKGDLMGIVEIEDLDSKLEVVCFPRVWEKAKAFCQAGKVILVTGRLEDRGGLAMIAEDVTSLEVAEKEKHQILRLRVPFHMCDEDVLRNLIRTCKSYPGKDQVLVEVYNDKFSALILLNDTLVSLSDELTEKIENMVGSFLEIAV, from the coding sequence TTGAGTGACGAATTTGTACATCTGCATGTCCATACGGAATATAGCCTCTTGGATGGCGCCATAAAGATAAAGGATCTGGTATCGAAGGCGAAGAAATGGAATATGGGTTCCGTTGCGATTACAGATCATGGTGTGATGTTCGGTGCCATAGAGTTTTATTTCGAGTGCCAAAAACAGGGAGTAAAACCCATAATCGGCTGCGAGGTCTATGTGGATCCCAAGGGCCATACAAGGCGTGAGGGTCAGGGCGGCAATTACCATTTGCTTCTGTTGGCACAGGATGACGAAGGCTACAAAAATTTGGTCAAGCTCGTGTCCGTGGCCAACGTTGATGGTTTCTACTATAAACCTCGGGTAGATTACGACTTGCTCGCCAGACACTCCAAGGGGATTATCGCCTCCTCGGCTTGTTTGGCTGGGGAAATCCCTTCCTTGATCCTGGAAGACAGGTATGAAGAGGCAAGAAAAAGGGCTTTCATGTATCGCGATATATTCGGAGAGGGCAATTTTTACTTAGAGGTGATGTCCAACGGCTTGGCCGAGCAGGCCATCGTCAACAAATCCCTGGTCAATCTATCGCGGGAAACGGGTATACCGCTACTTGCTACTAACGATGCCCATTACCTGGAAAGTGCTGATGCCGAGTGGCACGAGATATTGCTTTGCGTGCAGACCAACTCGACCATTAATTCGAAAAATAGATTTCAGTTCGGATCCAAGGAATTTTATTTGCGTTCGCCGGAGGAGATGTGGCAGCTTTTTGGCAAAGAACTGCCAGAGGCTTTGAATAACACGGTCGCAATATCGGAGCGTTGCAACGTAAAGCTTGAGTTCGGCAAATACATGTTGCCGGAATATAAAGTCCCCGAAGACGAAACCTTGGAAAGCTACCTTGCCTTAAAGGCCAAGGAAGGCTTACTCAAGCGTTTTGGTGGAGGAGAAATTCCTCCAGAGTACGAAAAACGCATGCAGTATGAACTCGCCGTGATAAACCAAATGGGATTTGCGGGCTACTTCCTCATAGTGCAGGACTTCATCAATGCCGCTAAAGCGAAGGGGATCCCGGTAGGGCCGGGCAGAGGTTCTGCGGCTGGCTCCCTTGTCGCCTACGCGTTGAGGATAACGGAGATAGATCCCATCAAGTACAACCTCCTTTTTGAGCGCTTTTTGAACCCCGAGCGCATCAGCATGCCGGATATAGATACAGACATATCCGACAAAAGGCGCGATGAGGTTATAGATTACGTCGTTGGCAAGTATGGAAGGGATAAGGTGGCCCAAATAATCACCTTCGATAGGATGAAAAGCAGGGCTGCGGTCAGAGATGTGGGCAGGGCTTTGGATATGCCCTATCCTGATGTAGACAAGGTGGCCAAACTTATACCTTCTAATGCGTCTTCCATCGATGAGGCTTTGCAATTGTCAAACGAATTGCGAGCCCTCTATGAGGGAGATAGACAGGTAAAGCAACTTTTGGATTACGCAAGCCATATTGAGGGGATAGCCCGCCACTGCTCGCAACATGCGGCGGGAGTAGTCATATCTCCTGAGCCCTTGGTCAACATAGTGCCTCTCAAGGCCATAAACGGTACGCAAATAGTTACGCAATATCCCATGGAGCCGCTGGAAAAATTGGGCTTGGTCAAGATGGACTTTCTGGGCTTAAGGACCCTCTCCATGATAGAGGAGACTTTAAACAACATATCCAGAAACGGCAAAGAGGTACCCGATTTGACCAGCCTTCCGATGAACGACAAACTTACGTTCGATATGCTTCAAAAGGGCGATACAATGGGCGTGTTTCAGCTTGAATCTTCGGGCATGAGGCAGCTTTTGAAGCAGCTTTGCCCAGACTGCTTCCAAGATATAATAGCCATCCTGGCCCTTTACAGGCCTGGTCCGTTGGGAAGCGGTATGGTCGACCAGTACATAGAGAGGAAACACGGAAGATCGCCGATCAGCTATCCTCATCCTGCATTGGAAGATGTATTAAAAGAAACTTACGGCATAATACTTTACCAGGAGCAGGTTATGCAAATAGCCGCAAAGTTAGCGGGCTACAGCTTGGGGCAGGCTGACATATTGCGTCGGGCTATGGGGAAGAAAAAGGCTGAAGAAATGGAGGAACAGAGGCAGGTCTTCGTAAGGGGATGTGTCTCGAACGGGGTTGATGAAGGGCAGGCAAACGAGATATTTGATTTAATTCAATACTTTGCGGGATATGGTTTCAATAAGTCGCACAGCGCTGCCTATGCCATGATAAGCTATCAGACAGCTTATTTGAAGGCTCATTACCCCGTGGAGTTCCTTGCTGCCTTTCTTTCCAGCCATATTGGGGCGAAGAAGGAGATACTTGCCCGCTACGTCAGGGACGTTAGAAATGCAGGGATCAAAGTCCTTCCTCCCGATATAAACGAGTCAGAAGCCGGCTTTACGGCGGTTGGCGACGTTATTCGTTTCGGATTGACCGCCGTGGCTAAGGCAGGTTCGGGTGCCGTAGAGGCCATATTAAAGGCCAGAAACGAAGGAGGGCCCTTTAAATCGCTTTGGGATTTCGTGTCCAGGATCGATTTGAGGGTAGTAAACAAGTCGGTAATAGAAAGCCTCATTGGGGTGGGAGCCTTTGACGGCCTACACGACAACAGGCGTCAGATACTTGAATCGCTTCCCCTTTTACTTGATGTCAGGGCTAGACGCGAGGATGATAAATTCCAGCAGAGGCTCTTTAGCATGGAAGGCGAAGGCTCATTTGATGAAGAGCCGGAACTGATCGAGATAGAGGATTTCGAGTTTCACGAAAAGCTTGAGCTGGAAAAGGCCGCGGTGGGGCTTTACATCTCGGGACATCCCTTTGAGGCCTATGAGTCAAAGGTGCGCAAATACGCATACTGCACTCCGTCGGAGCTTTCTTCCTGGTGCTCGAGAAAACCGCCTTTGGTTGGCGGATTGGTCACCGAGGTTGCCGAGAAGTACACAAAAAAGGGCGATCTCATGGGAATAGTTGAGATCGAGGACTTGGACAGCAAGCTTGAGGTGGTATGTTTCCCCAGGGTTTGGGAAAAAGCCAAGGCCTTTTGTCAGGCGGGTAAAGTAATCCTAGTTACAGGCCGCTTGGAAGATAGGGGAGGGTTGGCGATGATAGCGGAGGACGTTACCTCCCTTGAGGTCGCCGAGAAGGAGAAGCACCAGATCTTAAGGCTTAGGGTACCCTTTCACATGTGCGACGAGGATGTATTGAGGAACTTGATAAGGACATGTAAGAGCTACCCAGGGAAGGATCAAGTGTTGGTGGAGGTGTATAACGACAAGTTCTCGGCTCTCATACTGTTGAACGATACGTTGGTGAGCCTGAGCGATGAACTGACCGAGAAGATAGAAAACATGGTGGGCAGCTTCCTGGAGATCGCGGTTTAA
- the dnaX gene encoding DNA polymerase III subunit gamma/tau translates to MYVSLYRKYRPGRFDDVVGQDGIVRVLKNSLRSGRVAHAFLFSGPRGCGKTSVARILAKALNCPNSADGEPCDHCYVCNSISTGECLDVIEIDGASNRGIEEIRNLKAQIGLASFSLPYKVYIIDEVHMLTDAAFNALLKTLEEPPMQVVFVLATTEPEKVPLTIRSRCLCFYFNRLLTSDIVRRLRQVAQEEGFAFEEEALWELARQSDGSLRDALTLAEQALSLQEGNLSMESIAMLLGSTRGKIEEAIKLIPHNPPQAFVKIKEILSKGLSVERFLEMAFAVFRDMWAYKSYGKDFAVKLELSDREIKFLEEESPFWKDDVLLSCMRLCGELCLQAKLGVKDDILFGLFLSQMDRVDFPSAGESPSLPLKPKAENVTESFTTTPWQEIMKQAGEEMLPLYCALICSKVTLDEKRIVIEISERRRFDFNLLKLSRNLAYLYGLITKRFNDVTEIILKCGVDEVKYSDEQEKAQMEGNAEGFRQEELPQAFEEEPQPHEEGLKPAVKLAERREVKEEDIVLQRIAMYLNGDVLMYKKLDEEENIEEDGGVEVE, encoded by the coding sequence ATGTACGTCTCATTGTATAGAAAATACCGACCGGGTCGTTTTGACGATGTGGTTGGACAGGATGGCATTGTAAGGGTTTTGAAGAATTCCTTGAGATCAGGAAGGGTAGCTCACGCTTTCCTCTTTTCCGGGCCAAGGGGGTGCGGCAAGACGAGCGTGGCCAGGATATTGGCCAAGGCGCTGAATTGCCCGAATTCTGCTGATGGAGAGCCCTGCGACCATTGTTATGTGTGTAATTCCATATCTACCGGAGAGTGCCTCGACGTAATAGAGATAGATGGAGCCTCAAATAGGGGCATAGAGGAGATCAGGAATTTAAAGGCACAAATTGGACTTGCCTCCTTCTCTCTGCCCTACAAAGTATACATTATCGATGAAGTTCACATGTTGACGGATGCAGCCTTTAACGCCCTCTTGAAGACGCTGGAAGAACCGCCCATGCAGGTGGTCTTCGTATTGGCGACCACTGAGCCCGAGAAGGTGCCTTTAACCATAAGATCTCGTTGCCTTTGTTTTTATTTTAACAGGCTGTTGACATCTGATATCGTTAGAAGACTGCGCCAAGTGGCTCAGGAGGAGGGGTTCGCCTTTGAGGAAGAGGCCCTTTGGGAGCTGGCAAGGCAGTCGGACGGATCCCTTCGGGATGCTTTGACCCTGGCAGAGCAGGCGTTGTCACTGCAGGAAGGCAACTTATCCATGGAATCGATTGCCATGCTGTTAGGCAGCACCAGGGGCAAGATAGAAGAAGCTATAAAACTCATTCCCCACAATCCCCCGCAAGCATTCGTAAAGATCAAGGAAATTTTATCTAAGGGCTTGTCCGTAGAGCGATTCCTTGAGATGGCCTTTGCCGTTTTTAGGGATATGTGGGCATATAAGAGCTATGGAAAGGATTTCGCCGTTAAACTCGAGCTATCGGACAGGGAGATCAAATTTCTGGAAGAGGAAAGCCCCTTTTGGAAGGATGACGTGCTGTTGTCCTGCATGAGGTTATGCGGCGAGCTGTGCCTTCAGGCTAAATTGGGCGTCAAGGATGACATATTGTTCGGATTGTTTCTTTCACAGATGGATAGGGTGGATTTTCCGTCTGCCGGCGAAAGTCCGTCTTTGCCATTAAAACCTAAAGCTGAAAATGTCACCGAAAGCTTTACGACTACCCCATGGCAAGAGATCATGAAGCAGGCAGGCGAGGAGATGTTGCCCCTCTATTGTGCGTTGATCTGCTCAAAGGTCACGTTAGACGAGAAGCGCATCGTCATTGAAATTTCAGAGAGGCGACGGTTCGACTTTAACCTGTTAAAACTATCTAGGAATTTGGCCTATCTTTATGGTTTGATAACAAAGCGATTTAATGATGTAACAGAAATTATATTAAAATGCGGAGTCGATGAGGTCAAATACTCCGACGAACAAGAGAAGGCTCAAATGGAAGGCAATGCGGAAGGCTTCAGGCAGGAGGAGCTTCCGCAAGCCTTTGAGGAAGAGCCCCAACCCCACGAAGAAGGACTAAAGCCAGCTGTCAAATTGGCAGAGAGACGTGAGGTGAAGGAGGAGGATATAGTTCTCCAGCGAATTGCCATGTACCTTAACGGCGACGTCCTGATGTACAAGAAGCTAGACGAAGAGGAAAATATAGAAGAAGACGGAGGCGTTGAAGTTGAGTGA
- a CDS encoding M48 family metallopeptidase yields the protein MEKNWERVTDPAVTARLNMILSHFKPHLERNLPYEVRVIKDDNVPNAFSLPGGIVYFTTAMIKFAKSDAELAGVMAHELAHAEKKHVMIQVARNQRLSLLSLGIIVATGGQAAALLLTNVAQVAIMNSYSRDLEEEADMIGLDFLVKAGYPPSAMVTLLERLAEEEIKRPYFDPGIYQSHPKLKDRIEYLTNAMKSKGYRLNRKEVLGVLRVEATEENGFCLLTIDGEVIMKVKGDEKTALVLRDMAGKLDDALRLELEPYEIKLLDHEGERYLCVGPDRIVSQDDLPPDAPSLEELRGKILLALEKARQKHTFTNFVL from the coding sequence GTGGAAAAGAACTGGGAAAGGGTCACGGACCCGGCGGTCACGGCAAGGTTAAATATGATTTTAAGCCACTTTAAGCCCCATCTTGAGCGCAATTTACCCTATGAGGTGAGGGTAATAAAGGACGATAACGTCCCAAATGCCTTCTCCCTACCGGGGGGTATAGTTTATTTCACTACCGCCATGATAAAATTTGCCAAATCGGATGCCGAGCTGGCAGGGGTTATGGCCCATGAGCTAGCCCACGCAGAGAAGAAACACGTAATGATCCAGGTGGCTAGAAATCAGAGGCTTTCTCTATTAAGCTTGGGTATTATCGTGGCCACGGGTGGGCAGGCCGCTGCCCTTCTTCTGACCAACGTAGCCCAGGTAGCAATAATGAACTCATACAGTCGCGACCTAGAGGAGGAAGCCGATATGATAGGGTTGGATTTTCTCGTAAAGGCCGGTTACCCCCCTTCTGCCATGGTCACGCTGCTTGAGCGCCTTGCCGAGGAGGAGATTAAAAGGCCCTACTTCGACCCCGGCATCTATCAAAGCCACCCCAAGTTGAAAGACAGGATCGAGTATTTGACAAACGCCATGAAATCGAAGGGCTATAGGCTAAACCGCAAGGAAGTCCTTGGTGTGCTGAGGGTTGAAGCGACCGAGGAGAATGGATTCTGCCTTTTGACTATAGATGGCGAGGTGATAATGAAAGTTAAGGGCGATGAAAAAACAGCTTTGGTCTTAAGGGATATGGCAGGCAAGCTTGATGATGCTTTAAGGTTGGAGCTGGAGCCTTATGAGATAAAGCTACTGGATCACGAAGGAGAAAGGTATTTGTGCGTAGGACCCGACCGGATCGTCTCCCAAGACGATTTGCCCCCTGATGCCCCTTCGCTAGAGGAGTTGCGAGGCAAGATCTTGCTGGCCTTGGAAAAGGCCAGACAGAAACATACCTTCACGAATTTTGTCCTCTGA
- a CDS encoding FlgN protein produces MQVDVNEIIDLIEREQQLYDSLILLVDEEMKCAREGDMSALMDILRRKQAVICDQEILQDLWLELAALLGVSSSRETVEFWDALALKLDQNGYSQVVESIGKIRERAAKILEKEHEVQRELETRLADLRSDLLRLNDGMRAFRAYMR; encoded by the coding sequence TTGCAGGTTGATGTCAATGAAATAATAGATCTTATCGAGAGAGAGCAGCAGTTATATGATAGCCTGATATTATTGGTTGACGAGGAGATGAAGTGTGCTCGCGAGGGCGATATGTCTGCTCTCATGGATATATTGAGAAGAAAGCAAGCCGTGATATGTGACCAGGAGATCTTGCAAGACCTCTGGTTGGAGTTGGCAGCCTTGCTGGGTGTAAGTTCATCCCGGGAGACGGTCGAGTTTTGGGATGCGTTGGCCTTGAAGCTGGATCAAAATGGTTACAGTCAAGTCGTCGAAAGCATAGGCAAGATAAGGGAAAGGGCAGCGAAAATATTGGAGAAGGAGCATGAAGTTCAAAGGGAGCTCGAAACAAGGCTAGCTGACTTGAGATCCGATCTGTTAAGGCTTAACGATGGCATGCGGGCCTTTAGAGCCTACATGAGATGA
- the fliS gene encoding flagellar export chaperone FliS, translating to MLTSGNEAQITYRINQIRTASKEQLLLITYDIGIGAAKTAKQAIADGNNELANRELQRAQAVLRELMSALDVNAGDWARALMSLYEFMFEQLVKANVSKDPNLIDSVRSMLEELRAVWQEAIEKIRAEEPVGDKAAYSGGTRPQGGVNFAG from the coding sequence ATGCTGACGAGCGGTAACGAAGCGCAAATAACCTACAGAATAAATCAGATTCGCACAGCTAGCAAAGAACAGCTCTTGCTGATCACTTACGATATCGGAATAGGAGCCGCAAAGACGGCCAAACAGGCTATAGCAGATGGAAATAACGAATTGGCCAACAGGGAACTTCAGAGGGCACAGGCTGTTTTAAGAGAGTTGATGAGCGCATTGGACGTAAATGCTGGCGATTGGGCAAGGGCCCTTATGAGCTTGTACGAGTTCATGTTTGAGCAGCTGGTCAAGGCGAACGTCAGCAAAGACCCCAATTTAATCGATAGCGTCAGATCGATGCTCGAGGAATTGCGCGCGGTTTGGCAAGAGGCGATCGAGAAGATTCGCGCCGAGGAGCCTGTCGGAGATAAGGCAGCTTATTCTGGCGGGACGCGGCCGCAGGGAGGGGTAAACTTTGCAGGTTGA